A window of the Synchiropus splendidus isolate RoL2022-P1 chromosome 6, RoL_Sspl_1.0, whole genome shotgun sequence genome harbors these coding sequences:
- the fancd2 gene encoding Fanconi anemia group D2 protein isoform X5, whose product MLDSGTSNERKMMRKKKRSSAANEDPATALATKPKKSRATARQTKDAPEETVGGVFASFLREAGVTLKQGGTPNEISVDQVILQKRIQQKLQKSPRYPGIIQEFISGLESYIEDLERFRNCLLPCAPRLPDGESSCVSSFQESLLRMLLGIELLQTLIINTLLEKIPEFMLDGTGDLGLSIPRIIINQLKWLDRVMDSKQLAAKLMELLSVAPVDVQCDIITSLPEILEDSQHNDIARELNVLLKENTQLTVPILDALSSLSLSSLLLTEVRESVMATLSAVRLQDLPVVVKFILHSLSSSDAFEVVANLRKKLQLDECVLPPGLQASQNKLKGKAAQGSSQFNTDGSQDVVALLVDAIKSAVRFQKSTSEAWIKAIESVEEAEDHKVIDLLVLFILHSTNANQSRKGAERLLKVKVRTGLILEGLLQKTFKNNATVLRAYFPSILALAQSLLRSPDPCVGPFGGLMYRHSFCTFDSYCQQEVVGSLVTHVCSGVASEVDMALELLCGLVTDKPSDMASYVVFVKGILDYMDNLTPQQIRTLFHLLSRLAFGEQQGSHIQDDMHIVIRKQLSSTVPKYKRIGIIGAVMIVGSMGTLRQKEKGTQKGALSPDTVRQVSALLDLVHSSSESSPEASALYYDELANLILTCDLDRQVQEKIALSVLDSFQDDFVVDLGPEISGSFPFPAKVMYNLDEDDSQGGIAINLLPLLTRDIQMKAEQQSEKRTEKNRRVSPLCLSPFFRLLRLCEEKQHQGDLEEIDALLGCPLILMDMDVVDKMESLSKSEREFTCALLFHTINWFREVVNAFCRQKETEMKMKVITRLQNITYLQTLLEKALLGIPGFIPPVANFDGDSSDIILPNSSLPASKAKKDGRGRKRKASPKNTSGSTSQLEEEMEVEDSHQLEPCEKGNEKEKENKQVVNMGPYRQFFRELDMEVLSVLQCGLLSRSVLDSELHTKVQEDVLLGPAELVFLLDDMLRKLEFCLTATPAKRVPFLKARVDRSIGFSHLQQRSTKDIASFCVQLLPALCSHLENCHNFFQTLLSENNGVVDGPATDVEEHKLMSSAYQLLLQVLNTSFSWSGFSHPGQRGLLKKALAVLAGRIKERSAEPNLEQLVKHSFEYLLNFRDTIPNLSTAVCLSQLLSTVSEKGGSPASFRLQLASLAQSFLSQAWVTPSGEKERGNKFNEALHAVLSTYLEHVEDVMNAIEEISGEGISEIINASKDESSTTWPTLSRQTFLVFYKVLMAELDKAVRKIPPGKISDTPQVCH is encoded by the exons ATGTTGGACAGCGGGACCTCGAATGAGCGAAAG ATGATGCGAAAAAAGAAGCGTTCGTCTGCAGCTAACGAGGACCCAGCAACCGCCTTAGCCACCA AGCCAAAGAAGAGTCGTGCCACTGCTCGACAGACCAAAGATGCCCCAGAGGAAACAGTGGGCGGTGTTTTTGCCTCTTTTCTCCGAGAGGCTGGTGTCACGCTGAAGCAAGGAGGGACGCCCAATGAGATTT CTGTGGACCAAGTTATTTTGCAAAAAAGGATCCAGCAAAAACTACAAAAGAGTCCGCGGTACCCTGGT ATAATTCAAGAATTTATTTCGGGATTGGAGTCTTACATCGAGGACCTGGAGAGGTTCAGAAACTGTCTCCTCCCGTGTGCTCCACGATTGCCGGATGGAGAGTCAAG ttgTGTCAGCTCCTTTCAGGAGAGTCTGCTTCGCATGCTTTTAGGCATCGAGTTGTTACAG ACTCTGATCATAAACACTTTACTTGAGAAAATCCCGGAGTTTATGCTTGATGG TACTGGTGATTTGGGTCTCAGCATTCCCCGTATAATTATAAACCAACTGAAATGGCTGGACCGAGTGATGGACAGCAAG CAACTGGCCGCCAAGCTGATGGAGCTACTCTCCGTGGCTCCAGTGGACGTGCAGTGTGACATAATCACCAGTCTGCCTGAAATTCTGGAAGATTCTCAGCACAATGATATTGCGAGAGAGCTCAA tgttttgctGAAGGAGAACACACAGCTGACTGTCCCCATCCTTGATGCGCTCTCCAGCCTGAGCCTCAGTTCATTGTTACTCACTGAG GTTCGTGAATCTGTTATGGCCACTTTGTCTGCTGTTCGACTGCAAGATCTTCCTGTGGTGGTGAAGTTCATTCTGCACTCACTCTCATCTTCCGACGCATTTGAG GTGGTAGCTAATCTGCGTAAGAAGCTACAGCTGGATGAGTGTGTGCTCCCCCCAGGCTTGCAAGCATCCCAAAACAAACTGAAGGGCAAAGCAGCTCAAGG TTCCTCACAGTTCAACACTGATGGCAGCCAAGATGTAGTTGCGCTGTTAGTAGACGCCATCAAGTCAGCAGTGCGATTCCAGAAATCCACATCCGAGGCATGGATCAAG gcAATCGAGTCTGTCGAGGAAGCAGAAGACCACAAG GTCATAGATCTGCTGGTGCTCTTCATCCTTCACTCCACCAATGCCAACCAGAGCCGGAAGGGAGCAGAGCGATTGCTGAAAGTCAAAGTTCGGACTGGGTTAATCCTAGAGGGCTTGCTCCAGAAGACGTTCAAGAACAATGCCACG GTCCTGCGTGCGTACTTTCCCTCCATCCTGGCTCTGGCTCAGAGCTTGCTGCGCTCACCCGATCCTTGTGTGGGCCCCTTTGGTGGTCTGATGTATCGACACTCCTTTTGTACCTTTGATTCATACTGCCAGCAG GAGGTGGTGGGTTCTCTGGTGACCCATGTGTGCAGTGGAGTGGCCAGTGAGGTGGACATGGCTCTGGAGCTACTCTGCGGCCTGGTCACAGACAAGCCCTCTGACATGGCGTCttatgttgtttttgtcaag GGAATATTAGACTACATGGACAACCTCACCCCGCAGCAGATCCGCACGCTGTTCCACCTTCTAAGCCGATTAGCTTTTGGGGAACAACAGGGATCTCATATCCAG GATGACATGCACATCGTGATCCGGAAACAGCTCTCCAGCACCGTCCCCAAGTACAAGCGCATTGGTATCATTGGTGCTGTTATGATTGTGGGCAGCATGGGGACCCTCAG GCAAAAAGAGAAGGGGACTCAAAAAGGGGCTTTATCGCCAGACACAGTCAGACAG GTGTCTGCCCTGTTAGATTTGGTTCACTCCAGCAGTGAAAGTTCACCTGAAGCTTCGGCTCTGTATTATGATGAGCTGGCAAACCTGATACTGACCTGTGACCTAGACCGACAAGTCCAA GAAAAGATTGCACTCAGTGTTCTGGATAGCTTCCAGGATGACTTTGTCGTGGATCTTGGGCCTGAAATCTCAGG gtcCTTCCCATTTCCTGCCAAGGTGATGTATAACCTGGATGAAGATGATAGTCAAGGTGGCATCGCCATAAACCTGCTGCCACTTCTCACTCGAGACATTCAGATGAAAGCCgagcagcagagtgagaagAGGACGGAAAAAAA CAGGAGAGTCTCGCCTCTCTGTCTGTCCCCTTTTTTCCGGCTGCTACGTCTGTGTGAGGAAAAGCAGCACCAGGGAGACCTGGAGGAAATTGACGCCTTGTTGG GCTGCCCACTGATCTTAATGGACATGGATGTTGTCGACAAAATGGAGAGCCTGTCGAAGTCAGAAAGAGAGTTTACCTGTGCCTTGCTGTTTCATACCATCAACTGGTTCAGAGAG GTGGTGAACGCCTTCTGTCGACAAAAGGAAActgagatgaaaatgaaagtgatcaCACGTCTGCAGAACATCACGTATCTCCAGACGCTCCTGGAAAAAGCTTTGCTTG GCATTCCTGGCTTTATTCCGCCGGTGGCCAACTTTGATGGTGACAGCAGTGACATCATTTTACCGAATTCATCTCTTCCTGCTAGCAAGGCCAAGAAAG ATGGacgagggaggaagaggaaggccTCGCCTAAAAACACTTCTGGAAGCACTTCTCAGCTTGAAGAGGAAATGGAGGTGGAGGACAGTCACCAGCTG GAACCCTGCGAGAAAGGGAAcgagaaagagaaggagaacAAGCAAGTAGTCAACATGGGACCGTACCGGCAGTTCTTTAGGGAACTTGACATGGAGGTTCTCAGTGTGCTGCAGTGTGGCCTGCTGTCACGATCTGTGTTGGATTCTGAGCTTCACACAAAG GTGCAGGAAGATGTGCTTCTGGGTCCTGCTGAACTGGTCTTCTTGCTGGACGATATGCTACGAAAACTGGAGTTCTGTCTGACTGCCACTCCTGCCAAAAGAGTCCCCTTCCTCAAG GCTCGGGTCGACAGAAGTATTGGCTTCTCCCACCTGCAGCAGCGCAGTACCAAGGATATCGCTTCTTTCTGCGTTCAGCTGCTGCCAGCTCTTTGCTCACATCTGGAAAATTGCCACAATTTctttcag ACGCTGTTGTCAGAAAACAACGGTGTCGTTGATGGACCTGCCACGGATGTTGAAGAACACAAGCTGATGTCTTCAGCCTACCAGCTGCTCCTTCAGGTCCTAAATACCTCTTTCAGTTG GTCTGGCTTCAGCCACCCAGGGCAGCGGGGCTTACTTAAGAAGGCTCTGGCTGTTCTAGCTGGCAGGATAAAAGAGAGAAGTGCTGAGCCAAATCTGGAGCAGCTTGTGAA ACACAGCTTTGAGTACCTGTTGAACTTCCGCGACACCATCCCGAACCTGAGCACGGCAGTGTGCCTCTCCCAGCTTCTGTCTACTGTCTCTGAGAAAGGAGGAAGCCCTGCCTCCTTCAGATTGCAACTTG CGTCTCTTGCGCAGAGTTTCCTGAGCCAAGCTTGGGTGACGCCCAGTGGGGAGAAGGAGCGAGGGAACAAGTTCAATGAAGCACTACATGCTGTTCTGAG CACCTACCTGGAACATGTCGAAGATGTCATGAATGCCATAGAGGAGATTTCTGGGGAAGGAATTTCTGAGATTATTAACGCTTCGAAAGACGAGAGCTCCACGACCTGGCCGACTCTCAGCAG ACAAACCTTCCTAGTATTCTACAAGGTCTTGATGGCAGAGCTGGATAAAGCAGTCCGCAAGATCCCTCCAGGAAAAATAAGTGACACCCCTCAGGtctgccactag
- the fancd2 gene encoding Fanconi anemia group D2 protein isoform X4 — translation MTRWMMRKKKRSSAANEDPATALATKPKKSRATARQTKDAPEETVGGVFASFLREAGVTLKQGGTPNEISVDQVILQKRIQQKLQKSPRYPGIIQEFISGLESYIEDLERFRNCLLPCAPRLPDGESSCVSSFQESLLRMLLGIELLQTLIINTLLEKIPEFMLDGTGDLGLSIPRIIINQLKWLDRVMDSKQLAAKLMELLSVAPVDVQCDIITSLPEILEDSQHNDIARELNVLLKENTQLTVPILDALSSLSLSSLLLTEVRESVMATLSAVRLQDLPVVVKFILHSLSSSDAFEVVANLRKKLQLDECVLPPGLQASQNKLKGKAAQGSSQFNTDGSQDVVALLVDAIKSAVRFQKSTSEAWIKAIESVEEAEDHKVIDLLVLFILHSTNANQSRKGAERLLKVKVRTGLILEGLLQKTFKNNATVLRAYFPSILALAQSLLRSPDPCVGPFGGLMYRHSFCTFDSYCQQEVVGSLVTHVCSGVASEVDMALELLCGLVTDKPSDMASYVVFVKGILDYMDNLTPQQIRTLFHLLSRLAFGEQQGSHIQDDMHIVIRKQLSSTVPKYKRIGIIGAVMIVGSMGTLRQKEKGTQKGALSPDTVRQVSALLDLVHSSSESSPEASALYYDELANLILTCDLDRQVQEKIALSVLDSFQDDFVVDLGPEISGSFPFPAKVMYNLDEDDSQGGIAINLLPLLTRDIQMKAEQQSEKRTEKNRRVSPLCLSPFFRLLRLCEEKQHQGDLEEIDALLGCPLILMDMDVVDKMESLSKSEREFTCALLFHTINWFREVVNAFCRQKETEMKMKVITRLQNITYLQTLLEKALLGIPGFIPPVANFDGDSSDIILPNSSLPASKAKKDGRGRKRKASPKNTSGSTSQLEEEMEVEDSHQLEPCEKGNEKEKENKQVVNMGPYRQFFRELDMEVLSVLQCGLLSRSVLDSELHTKVQEDVLLGPAELVFLLDDMLRKLEFCLTATPAKRVPFLKARVDRSIGFSHLQQRSTKDIASFCVQLLPALCSHLENCHNFFQTLLSENNGVVDGPATDVEEHKLMSSAYQLLLQVLNTSFSWSGFSHPGQRGLLKKALAVLAGRIKERSAEPNLEQLVKHSFEYLLNFRDTIPNLSTAVCLSQLLSTVSEKGGSPASFRLQLASLAQSFLSQAWVTPSGEKERGNKFNEALHAVLSTYLEHVEDVMNAIEEISGEGISEIINASKDESSTTWPTLSRQTFLVFYKVLMAELDKAVRKIPPGKISDTPQVQSEKLLTWNIAVRDFHVLVNLVKVFDSRPVLNVCLKYGRLFLESFLKLGMPLLDYSFKRHKEDIQSLLKTFQLSTRQLHHLCGHSKIHQDTSLTNHVPALKKSLELFIYRVKAMLTLNNCQEAFWMGNLKNRNLKGEEILSQSAQASDEEEDEEGRPAIPAQDQSEDEDSDADGNNRVTEEADGALDSSDDSD, via the exons ATGACACGTTGG ATGATGCGAAAAAAGAAGCGTTCGTCTGCAGCTAACGAGGACCCAGCAACCGCCTTAGCCACCA AGCCAAAGAAGAGTCGTGCCACTGCTCGACAGACCAAAGATGCCCCAGAGGAAACAGTGGGCGGTGTTTTTGCCTCTTTTCTCCGAGAGGCTGGTGTCACGCTGAAGCAAGGAGGGACGCCCAATGAGATTT CTGTGGACCAAGTTATTTTGCAAAAAAGGATCCAGCAAAAACTACAAAAGAGTCCGCGGTACCCTGGT ATAATTCAAGAATTTATTTCGGGATTGGAGTCTTACATCGAGGACCTGGAGAGGTTCAGAAACTGTCTCCTCCCGTGTGCTCCACGATTGCCGGATGGAGAGTCAAG ttgTGTCAGCTCCTTTCAGGAGAGTCTGCTTCGCATGCTTTTAGGCATCGAGTTGTTACAG ACTCTGATCATAAACACTTTACTTGAGAAAATCCCGGAGTTTATGCTTGATGG TACTGGTGATTTGGGTCTCAGCATTCCCCGTATAATTATAAACCAACTGAAATGGCTGGACCGAGTGATGGACAGCAAG CAACTGGCCGCCAAGCTGATGGAGCTACTCTCCGTGGCTCCAGTGGACGTGCAGTGTGACATAATCACCAGTCTGCCTGAAATTCTGGAAGATTCTCAGCACAATGATATTGCGAGAGAGCTCAA tgttttgctGAAGGAGAACACACAGCTGACTGTCCCCATCCTTGATGCGCTCTCCAGCCTGAGCCTCAGTTCATTGTTACTCACTGAG GTTCGTGAATCTGTTATGGCCACTTTGTCTGCTGTTCGACTGCAAGATCTTCCTGTGGTGGTGAAGTTCATTCTGCACTCACTCTCATCTTCCGACGCATTTGAG GTGGTAGCTAATCTGCGTAAGAAGCTACAGCTGGATGAGTGTGTGCTCCCCCCAGGCTTGCAAGCATCCCAAAACAAACTGAAGGGCAAAGCAGCTCAAGG TTCCTCACAGTTCAACACTGATGGCAGCCAAGATGTAGTTGCGCTGTTAGTAGACGCCATCAAGTCAGCAGTGCGATTCCAGAAATCCACATCCGAGGCATGGATCAAG gcAATCGAGTCTGTCGAGGAAGCAGAAGACCACAAG GTCATAGATCTGCTGGTGCTCTTCATCCTTCACTCCACCAATGCCAACCAGAGCCGGAAGGGAGCAGAGCGATTGCTGAAAGTCAAAGTTCGGACTGGGTTAATCCTAGAGGGCTTGCTCCAGAAGACGTTCAAGAACAATGCCACG GTCCTGCGTGCGTACTTTCCCTCCATCCTGGCTCTGGCTCAGAGCTTGCTGCGCTCACCCGATCCTTGTGTGGGCCCCTTTGGTGGTCTGATGTATCGACACTCCTTTTGTACCTTTGATTCATACTGCCAGCAG GAGGTGGTGGGTTCTCTGGTGACCCATGTGTGCAGTGGAGTGGCCAGTGAGGTGGACATGGCTCTGGAGCTACTCTGCGGCCTGGTCACAGACAAGCCCTCTGACATGGCGTCttatgttgtttttgtcaag GGAATATTAGACTACATGGACAACCTCACCCCGCAGCAGATCCGCACGCTGTTCCACCTTCTAAGCCGATTAGCTTTTGGGGAACAACAGGGATCTCATATCCAG GATGACATGCACATCGTGATCCGGAAACAGCTCTCCAGCACCGTCCCCAAGTACAAGCGCATTGGTATCATTGGTGCTGTTATGATTGTGGGCAGCATGGGGACCCTCAG GCAAAAAGAGAAGGGGACTCAAAAAGGGGCTTTATCGCCAGACACAGTCAGACAG GTGTCTGCCCTGTTAGATTTGGTTCACTCCAGCAGTGAAAGTTCACCTGAAGCTTCGGCTCTGTATTATGATGAGCTGGCAAACCTGATACTGACCTGTGACCTAGACCGACAAGTCCAA GAAAAGATTGCACTCAGTGTTCTGGATAGCTTCCAGGATGACTTTGTCGTGGATCTTGGGCCTGAAATCTCAGG gtcCTTCCCATTTCCTGCCAAGGTGATGTATAACCTGGATGAAGATGATAGTCAAGGTGGCATCGCCATAAACCTGCTGCCACTTCTCACTCGAGACATTCAGATGAAAGCCgagcagcagagtgagaagAGGACGGAAAAAAA CAGGAGAGTCTCGCCTCTCTGTCTGTCCCCTTTTTTCCGGCTGCTACGTCTGTGTGAGGAAAAGCAGCACCAGGGAGACCTGGAGGAAATTGACGCCTTGTTGG GCTGCCCACTGATCTTAATGGACATGGATGTTGTCGACAAAATGGAGAGCCTGTCGAAGTCAGAAAGAGAGTTTACCTGTGCCTTGCTGTTTCATACCATCAACTGGTTCAGAGAG GTGGTGAACGCCTTCTGTCGACAAAAGGAAActgagatgaaaatgaaagtgatcaCACGTCTGCAGAACATCACGTATCTCCAGACGCTCCTGGAAAAAGCTTTGCTTG GCATTCCTGGCTTTATTCCGCCGGTGGCCAACTTTGATGGTGACAGCAGTGACATCATTTTACCGAATTCATCTCTTCCTGCTAGCAAGGCCAAGAAAG ATGGacgagggaggaagaggaaggccTCGCCTAAAAACACTTCTGGAAGCACTTCTCAGCTTGAAGAGGAAATGGAGGTGGAGGACAGTCACCAGCTG GAACCCTGCGAGAAAGGGAAcgagaaagagaaggagaacAAGCAAGTAGTCAACATGGGACCGTACCGGCAGTTCTTTAGGGAACTTGACATGGAGGTTCTCAGTGTGCTGCAGTGTGGCCTGCTGTCACGATCTGTGTTGGATTCTGAGCTTCACACAAAG GTGCAGGAAGATGTGCTTCTGGGTCCTGCTGAACTGGTCTTCTTGCTGGACGATATGCTACGAAAACTGGAGTTCTGTCTGACTGCCACTCCTGCCAAAAGAGTCCCCTTCCTCAAG GCTCGGGTCGACAGAAGTATTGGCTTCTCCCACCTGCAGCAGCGCAGTACCAAGGATATCGCTTCTTTCTGCGTTCAGCTGCTGCCAGCTCTTTGCTCACATCTGGAAAATTGCCACAATTTctttcag ACGCTGTTGTCAGAAAACAACGGTGTCGTTGATGGACCTGCCACGGATGTTGAAGAACACAAGCTGATGTCTTCAGCCTACCAGCTGCTCCTTCAGGTCCTAAATACCTCTTTCAGTTG GTCTGGCTTCAGCCACCCAGGGCAGCGGGGCTTACTTAAGAAGGCTCTGGCTGTTCTAGCTGGCAGGATAAAAGAGAGAAGTGCTGAGCCAAATCTGGAGCAGCTTGTGAA ACACAGCTTTGAGTACCTGTTGAACTTCCGCGACACCATCCCGAACCTGAGCACGGCAGTGTGCCTCTCCCAGCTTCTGTCTACTGTCTCTGAGAAAGGAGGAAGCCCTGCCTCCTTCAGATTGCAACTTG CGTCTCTTGCGCAGAGTTTCCTGAGCCAAGCTTGGGTGACGCCCAGTGGGGAGAAGGAGCGAGGGAACAAGTTCAATGAAGCACTACATGCTGTTCTGAG CACCTACCTGGAACATGTCGAAGATGTCATGAATGCCATAGAGGAGATTTCTGGGGAAGGAATTTCTGAGATTATTAACGCTTCGAAAGACGAGAGCTCCACGACCTGGCCGACTCTCAGCAG ACAAACCTTCCTAGTATTCTACAAGGTCTTGATGGCAGAGCTGGATAAAGCAGTCCGCAAGATCCCTCCAGGAAAAATAAGTGACACCCCTCAG GTTCAGAGTGAGAAGCTGCTCACCTGGAACATAGCCGTCAGAGATTTTCATGTCCTGGTCAACTTAGTGAAG GTCTTTGACTCGAGGCCGGTGCTTAATGTGTGCCTCAAG TATGGCCGTCTCTTTCTGGAGTCGTTCCTGAAATTGGGAATGCCGTTGCTTGACTACAGTTTCAAAAGACACAAG GAGGACATCCAAAGTTTGCTGAAGACCTTCCAGCTCAGCACCAGGCAGCTGCATCACTTGTGTGGACATTCTAAG AttcaccaggacaccagcctgACCAACCATGTGCCAGCTTTGAAGAAAAGTCTGGAGCTATTCATTTACAGAGTGAAGGCCATGCTGACCCTCAACAACTGCCAGGAGGCATTTTGGATGGGCAACCTCAAGAATCGCAACCTGAAG GGAGAGGAGATTCTTTCCCAGAGTGCACAAGCAAgcgatgaggaagaggatgaggaaggcCGACCTGCAATTCCTGCTCAGGATCAGTCAGAGGACGAG GACAGTGACGCTGACGGAAACAACCGGGTGACCGAAGAGGCAGATGGTGCACTGGATTCATCTGATGACTCTGACTGA